The following coding sequences lie in one Saccopteryx bilineata isolate mSacBil1 chromosome X, mSacBil1_pri_phased_curated, whole genome shotgun sequence genomic window:
- the LOC136316891 gene encoding LOW QUALITY PROTEIN: mRNA export factor-like (The sequence of the model RefSeq protein was modified relative to this genomic sequence to represent the inferred CDS: substituted 1 base at 1 genomic stop codon), with protein MSLWSPQPAPLRSATLKTKMSLFGTTSGFGTSGTSMFGSTTTDNHNPMKDIEVTSSLDDSIGCLSFSPATLLGNFLIARLWANDVGCWEVQDSGQTIPKAQQIHTGPLLDVCWSDDGSKVFTASCDKTAKIWDLNSNQAIQIAQHDVPVKTIHWIKAPNYNCVMTGSWDKTLKCXDTRSSNPMMVLQLPERCYCADVIYPMAVVATEERGLIVYQLENQPSEFRRIEFPLKHQHRCVAIFKDKQNKPTGFALGSIEGRVAIHYINPPNPAKDNFTFKCHRSNGTNTSAPQDIYAVNGIAFHPVHGTLATVESDGRFSFWDKDARTKLKTSEQLDQPISACCFNHNGNIFAYASSYDWSKGHEFYNPQKKNYIFLRNAAEELKPRNKK; from the coding sequence ATGTCCCTCTGGTCCCCACAGCCGGCTCCACTCCGCAGTGCGACTCTCAAGACCAAAATGAGTCTGTTTGGAACAACCTCGGGTTTTGGAACTAGCGGGACCAGCATGTTTGGCAGCACAACCACAGATAACCACAACCCTATGAAGGATATTGAAGTAACATCCTCTCTTGATGATAGCATTGGTTGTCTATCTTTTAGCCCAGCTACCTTACTGGGGAACTTTCTTATTGCAAGATTGTGGGCTAACGATGTTGGCTGCTGGGAAGTTCAAGACAGTGGACAGACTATTCCAAAAGCCCAGCAGATACACACTGGCCCCTTGCTCGATGTCTGCTGGAGTGACGATGGGAGCAAAGTATTTACAGCTTCATGTGATAAAACTGCCAAAATTTGGGACCTTAACAGTAACCAGGCGATCCAGATCGCACAGCATGATGTTCCTGTTAAAACCATTCATTGGATCAAAGCGCCGAACTATAATTGTGTGATGACCGGGAGCTGGGATAAGACTCTGAAGTGTTGAGATACAAGATCCTCCAATCCTATGATGGTTCTGCAGCTCCCTGAGAGGTGTTACTGTGCTGATGTGATATACCCCATGGCCGTGGTGGCGACTGAGGAGAGAGGACTGATTGTCTATCAATTAGAGAACCAACCATCCGAGTTTAGGAGGATAGAGTTTCCACTGAAACATCAGCATCGATGTGTGgctatttttaaagacaaacagAACAAGCCGACTGGGTTTGCCCTGGGAAGTATTGAGGGCAGAGTGGCCATTCACTACATCAACCCTCCAAACCCTGCCAAAGATAACTTTACCTTTAAATGTCACCGATCGAACGGAACCAATACTTCAGCTCCTCAGGACATCTATGCGGTCAATGGAATTGCATTCCATCCTGTTCACGGCACACTTGCCACAGTGGAATCTGATGGCAGATTCAGCTTTTGGGACAAAGATGCCAGAACAAAACTAAAAACTTCAGAACAGTTAGATCAGCCCATATCAGCTTGCTGCTTCAATCACAATGGAAACATATTTGCCTATGCTTCCAGCTACGACTGGTCCAAGGGTCATGAATTTTATAATccccaaaagaaaaattacattttcctgCGAAACGCAGCTGAAGAGCTAAAACCCAGGAACAAGAAGTAG